The Haloferax sp. Atlit-12N genome window below encodes:
- a CDS encoding PaaI family thioesterase: MTEDFPAEAAAIVQRHIEDEHGYLSWLNTRVDAIERGRIVMTIPYDEKLTNTVSPPTIHGGIAATLIDTAGGIALRTMLDDPLAGGVATINLNVNYLRRASGDLTAVAEVVRAGGSVGVSTITVVSTDPEEDSDVAARQSPSSDWNDAVATGQGAYRLFRE; the protein is encoded by the coding sequence ATGACCGAGGACTTTCCCGCCGAGGCCGCGGCAATCGTCCAGCGGCACATCGAGGACGAACACGGCTACCTGTCGTGGCTCAACACCCGCGTCGACGCCATCGAGCGCGGCCGCATCGTGATGACCATCCCGTACGACGAAAAGCTCACTAACACCGTGTCGCCGCCGACCATCCACGGCGGCATCGCGGCGACGCTCATCGACACCGCGGGCGGCATCGCCCTCCGGACGATGCTCGACGACCCGCTCGCCGGCGGCGTCGCCACCATCAACCTCAACGTGAACTACCTGCGGCGGGCGTCGGGCGACCTGACCGCGGTCGCTGAGGTCGTCCGCGCCGGCGGGTCAGTCGGCGTGAGCACTATCACCGTCGTCAGCACCGACCCGGAAGAGGACTCGGACGTGGCCGCCCGGCAGTCGCCGTCGAGCGACTGGAACGACGCCGTCGCCACCGGACAGGGCGCGTACCGGCTCTTTCGGGAGTGA
- a CDS encoding PAS domain S-box protein, translating into MSDSRVVLVDECPDALVEAVERRGFTTESCAGPDAVFDALDDGVGGVVLCGDVDTEFVSRIRDRVGVVPVFFLVTHGTASAGGSAHGSGAIVIGLPRTKKATAAVAARIERTIEFSRWASSGRDSDSLYRTVVEQSHDAIFIAQDGDFRFWNRRLTELTGRSDDELAETALLDVIHPDDREKVSRISETRRRGGDAPVSYEVRLVDADGGVRECAANVKDIEYHGSYGVLVSMRDVTEQRATEAQFRGLVELARDLVTLVGTDGRIKYQSPSVTDVLGFEPGELAGRRVADLIHPDDWERVEAVFDHALQTGADGTEAVRYRHRNAEGSWTWIESIGSNQADTSVGGFVVTSRNVTEQRSYEQRLKRYETIVESIGQGAYVVDEAGVVQFINEAALSRTSIPMSAFVGRHTSALRDAGYLAAEYYERVEAALDAILDGESTRERFEIELSLPEKSYVVEFTVSPIVGDDGEVVGAVGISTDVTARKRYEQRLNALHASTRRLTGTTSREEVAEIVCEAATEVLDYAISGVLLYDESLDALVPTAFTDEAWAVFGDVPPIPRGEGLTWEVFERGEHNLYRDVDSNPRRFVLDAGVKEELIVPIPDHGVFFVASLDDDSLADQRIALAKVLAANTRAVLDRVEREQQLRRRERELASQNEQLESFASVVSHDLKNPLNAAMGYLELARERYDDDELDRVAAAHDRMADIVEDVLALARNGQTVDEAERLSLGSVAEAAWTTAASNAPEATLVVDGDVAVDAHRGRLRQLLENLFSNAIRHGGDDVTVGVGPLDDRAGFYVEDDGPGIPPDDRPRIFEAGYTTSSEGTGFGLSVVMSVVNAHGWSVWFVESDDGGARFEITTESNR; encoded by the coding sequence ATGAGCGATTCCCGCGTCGTGCTCGTCGACGAGTGCCCAGACGCCCTCGTCGAGGCTGTCGAGCGACGCGGCTTCACGACCGAGTCGTGTGCGGGGCCGGACGCGGTGTTCGACGCCCTCGACGACGGGGTCGGCGGCGTCGTCCTCTGCGGCGACGTCGACACCGAGTTCGTCTCCCGCATCCGCGACCGAGTCGGCGTCGTCCCGGTCTTCTTTCTCGTCACCCACGGAACCGCGAGCGCCGGCGGGTCGGCCCACGGGAGCGGGGCCATCGTCATCGGTCTGCCAAGGACGAAGAAGGCGACCGCCGCAGTCGCCGCGCGAATCGAGCGCACCATCGAGTTCTCCCGGTGGGCGTCGAGCGGCCGGGACTCGGACTCACTGTACCGGACCGTCGTCGAGCAGAGCCACGACGCCATCTTCATCGCGCAGGACGGCGACTTCCGCTTTTGGAACCGCCGGCTGACCGAACTCACCGGCCGAAGCGACGACGAACTCGCCGAGACCGCGCTTCTCGACGTCATCCACCCCGACGACCGGGAGAAAGTCAGCCGCATCTCCGAGACGCGGCGGCGGGGCGGCGACGCGCCGGTGAGCTACGAGGTCCGCCTCGTCGACGCCGACGGCGGCGTCCGCGAGTGCGCGGCGAACGTCAAGGACATCGAGTATCACGGCTCCTACGGCGTCCTCGTCTCGATGCGCGACGTGACCGAACAGCGCGCCACGGAGGCGCAGTTCCGCGGCCTCGTGGAGTTGGCGCGCGACCTCGTGACCCTCGTCGGGACCGACGGGCGAATCAAGTACCAGAGCCCCTCCGTCACCGACGTGCTCGGGTTCGAGCCCGGCGAACTGGCCGGCAGGCGCGTCGCCGACCTGATTCACCCCGACGACTGGGAGCGCGTCGAGGCCGTCTTCGACCACGCGCTCCAGACGGGGGCCGACGGGACCGAAGCCGTTCGGTACCGCCACCGGAACGCCGAGGGGTCGTGGACGTGGATCGAATCCATCGGAAGCAACCAGGCGGACACCTCGGTCGGCGGGTTCGTCGTCACCTCGCGGAACGTAACCGAGCAGCGGAGCTACGAACAGCGGCTCAAGCGGTACGAGACCATCGTCGAGAGCATCGGACAGGGCGCGTACGTGGTCGATGAGGCGGGTGTGGTCCAGTTCATCAACGAGGCCGCGCTGTCGCGGACGAGCATCCCCATGTCGGCGTTCGTCGGCCGACACACCTCCGCGCTCCGCGACGCCGGCTATCTCGCCGCCGAATACTACGAGCGCGTTGAGGCCGCCCTCGACGCCATTCTCGACGGCGAGAGCACCCGCGAGCGGTTCGAAATCGAGCTGTCGCTCCCCGAGAAGAGCTACGTGGTCGAGTTCACCGTCTCGCCCATCGTCGGCGACGACGGCGAGGTCGTGGGCGCGGTCGGCATCTCGACGGACGTCACGGCCCGAAAGCGGTACGAACAGCGGCTCAATGCGCTCCACGCCTCGACTCGGCGGCTGACTGGGACGACGAGTCGCGAGGAGGTCGCCGAAATCGTCTGCGAGGCCGCCACGGAGGTCCTCGACTACGCGATTAGCGGCGTCCTCCTGTACGACGAGTCGCTGGACGCGCTCGTCCCGACGGCGTTCACGGACGAGGCGTGGGCGGTGTTCGGCGACGTGCCGCCGATTCCGCGGGGGGAGGGTCTGACGTGGGAGGTGTTCGAGCGTGGCGAGCACAACCTCTACCGAGACGTGGACTCGAACCCACGGCGATTCGTCCTCGACGCCGGGGTCAAAGAGGAGCTCATCGTCCCGATTCCCGACCACGGCGTGTTCTTCGTCGCTTCTCTCGACGATGACTCGCTGGCCGACCAGCGCATCGCGCTGGCGAAGGTGCTGGCCGCCAACACCCGCGCGGTCTTGGACCGGGTCGAGCGCGAACAGCAGCTACGTCGGCGCGAGCGCGAACTCGCCAGCCAGAACGAGCAGCTCGAATCGTTCGCGTCGGTCGTCTCCCACGACCTCAAGAACCCGCTGAACGCGGCGATGGGCTACCTCGAACTCGCCCGCGAGCGATACGACGACGACGAACTGGACCGGGTTGCGGCCGCCCACGACCGCATGGCGGACATCGTCGAGGACGTGCTGGCGCTCGCGCGAAACGGCCAGACGGTCGACGAGGCCGAACGGCTGTCGCTCGGGTCCGTCGCCGAGGCGGCGTGGACGACCGCCGCGAGCAACGCGCCGGAAGCGACGCTCGTCGTCGACGGCGACGTCGCGGTCGACGCCCACCGAGGGCGGCTCAGACAGCTCCTCGAGAACCTCTTTTCGAACGCCATCCGCCACGGCGGCGACGACGTGACCGTCGGGGTCGGCCCCCTCGACGACCGCGCCGGGTTCTACGTCGAAGACGACGGTCCGGGGATTCCGCCGGACGACCGCCCCCGCATCTTCGAGGCGGGCTACACCACGAGCTCCGAGGGGACCGGCTTCGGGCTCAGCGTCGTCATGAGCGTCGTGAACGCCCACGGCTGGAGCGTCTGGTTCGTCGAGAGCGACGACGGCGGCGCGCGGTTCGAAATCACGACCGAGAGCAACCGCTGA
- a CDS encoding helix-turn-helix domain-containing protein, which produces MTDDRDTGYEVELGHPLASVSSDATLEDPKFELTFVGGIPVSGKPVPYFVARGKDRETLDDFLDDHASIEHFEPVSDGPEGRLYRCEWATRDGDIISAIRECDGIVRRMVGTRYGWSLSVYFPSNELTTRFHDACLSRDIDIDVRRVEPARLDERHPPDTALSEKQLTALRLAFERGYFETPKETGLDDIASRLGITEQALSQRLRRALRHLVGSAIDDIDDIGRDSRSE; this is translated from the coding sequence ATGACCGACGACCGCGACACCGGGTACGAGGTCGAACTCGGCCACCCGCTGGCCAGCGTGTCCTCCGACGCGACGCTCGAAGACCCCAAATTCGAACTCACGTTCGTCGGCGGCATTCCCGTGTCCGGCAAGCCCGTTCCGTACTTCGTCGCCCGCGGGAAAGACCGCGAGACGCTCGACGACTTCCTCGACGACCACGCGAGCATCGAGCACTTCGAGCCGGTTTCCGACGGTCCCGAGGGACGGCTCTACCGCTGCGAGTGGGCGACCCGCGACGGTGATATCATCTCGGCGATTCGCGAGTGCGACGGCATCGTCCGCCGGATGGTCGGCACGAGATACGGCTGGTCGCTGTCGGTGTACTTCCCGTCGAACGAGCTGACCACCCGGTTCCACGACGCGTGTCTCTCCCGCGACATCGACATCGACGTGCGCCGCGTCGAGCCCGCCCGCCTCGACGAGCGTCACCCCCCGGACACCGCCCTCTCGGAGAAGCAACTGACGGCGCTTCGGCTCGCCTTCGAACGGGGCTATTTCGAGACGCCGAAAGAGACCGGCCTCGACGACATCGCGAGCCGGTTGGGCATCACCGAACAGGCGCTCTCGCAGCGACTTCGGCGAGCACTCCGGCACCTCGTGGGCTCGGCGATAGACGATATCGACGACATCGGCCGCGACTCGCGGTCCGAGTGA
- a CDS encoding lipoate--protein ligase family protein has product MRVIRGRGPDRDADRAVTAAMLREAGETGEPAVRAWTPHRQLAFGRRDTHAPRYDEAVAAAEERGFPAVERSVGGRAVAYTGTTVAFAHALPLDDARTGLDARYEAGTTAVVRALRTLGVPARRGEPPQSYCPGDHSVQAGGKLCGIAQRVRKESALVSGVVVVADRDEIADVLAPVYEAIEVPFDPDSVGSVADAGGPASPDAVCDTLEAVFVGDADTRVEDAAALA; this is encoded by the coding sequence ATGCGCGTCATCCGCGGCCGCGGGCCCGACCGAGACGCAGACCGAGCGGTCACCGCGGCCATGCTCCGCGAGGCGGGCGAGACGGGCGAACCGGCCGTCCGAGCGTGGACGCCGCACCGACAACTCGCGTTCGGCAGGCGCGACACCCACGCCCCGCGGTACGACGAGGCCGTCGCCGCCGCCGAGGAACGCGGGTTCCCGGCCGTCGAACGCTCCGTCGGCGGCCGCGCGGTGGCCTACACGGGAACCACCGTCGCGTTTGCCCACGCGCTCCCGCTCGACGACGCCCGGACCGGACTCGACGCGCGGTACGAGGCCGGAACGACCGCCGTCGTCCGCGCCCTCCGAACACTCGGCGTCCCCGCACGCCGAGGCGAGCCTCCGCAATCGTACTGTCCCGGCGACCACTCGGTCCAAGCGGGCGGGAAGCTCTGTGGCATCGCCCAGCGGGTCCGCAAGGAGAGCGCACTCGTCTCCGGCGTGGTCGTCGTCGCCGACCGCGACGAGATAGCCGACGTGCTCGCGCCCGTCTACGAGGCCATCGAGGTCCCCTTCGACCCGGATTCGGTGGGCAGCGTCGCCGACGCCGGGGGGCCGGCGAGTCCGGACGCGGTCTGCGACACCCTCGAAGCCGTCTTCGTCGGCGACGCGGACACCCGAGTCGAAGACGCGGCGGCCCTCGCGTGA
- a CDS encoding dihydroorotase encodes MRIENATLADGRVVDVRVEDGTVEAVGDLDPVADEETVDAEENLLLPGAIDVHVHFREPGFEHKETWETGARSAAAGGVTTVADQPNTDPTTTDGAGFDTKAERAAKSCIDYGINGGVTADWDPDSLLDRPLFALGEVFLADSTGDMGIEADLFSEAAERAGEAGVPVTVHAEDADLFDESAIEGDLGGVGHDADADAWSAYRTAEAEAAAVERAVRVGGETGAQIHIAHTSTPEGVDAARDGGATCEATPHHLFLSRDDLAELGTYGRMNPPLRSEARREAMFERLADGRIDMVATDHAPHTREEKEQTLLDAPSGVPGVETMVPLLLGAVVEGDLTAERVRDVVAANPAEVFDLPRKGRIEAGADADLALYDLGAAREIRGADLHSNCDWTPFEGHTGVFPEWTMLRGEFVWDGDGFGEVAGENVRD; translated from the coding sequence ATGCGAATCGAGAACGCGACGCTGGCCGACGGCCGCGTGGTCGATGTCCGCGTCGAGGACGGGACCGTCGAGGCGGTCGGCGACCTCGACCCCGTCGCCGACGAGGAGACCGTCGACGCCGAGGAGAACCTGCTTCTACCGGGCGCTATCGACGTGCACGTCCACTTCCGCGAACCGGGCTTCGAACACAAGGAGACGTGGGAGACGGGCGCGCGGAGCGCCGCCGCGGGGGGCGTGACGACCGTCGCCGACCAACCGAACACGGACCCGACGACGACCGACGGCGCGGGCTTCGACACGAAGGCCGAGCGCGCCGCGAAGTCCTGTATCGACTACGGCATCAACGGCGGCGTCACCGCCGACTGGGACCCAGACAGCCTCCTCGACCGACCGCTTTTCGCCCTCGGTGAGGTGTTCCTCGCCGACTCGACCGGCGACATGGGCATCGAGGCCGACCTGTTTTCCGAGGCCGCAGAGCGCGCCGGCGAGGCGGGCGTGCCCGTCACGGTCCACGCCGAGGACGCCGACCTGTTCGACGAGTCCGCCATCGAGGGCGACCTCGGTGGGGTCGGCCACGACGCCGACGCCGACGCGTGGAGCGCCTACCGCACTGCCGAGGCCGAGGCGGCCGCCGTCGAGCGCGCCGTCCGCGTCGGCGGCGAGACCGGCGCACAGATTCACATCGCCCACACGAGCACCCCCGAGGGCGTGGACGCCGCCCGCGACGGCGGCGCGACCTGCGAGGCGACGCCGCACCACCTCTTCTTGTCCCGCGACGACCTCGCCGAGTTGGGCACCTACGGCCGGATGAACCCGCCGCTCCGCTCCGAGGCGCGCCGCGAGGCCATGTTCGAGCGTCTCGCCGACGGCCGCATCGACATGGTCGCCACGGACCACGCGCCGCACACGCGCGAGGAGAAAGAACAGACGCTCCTCGACGCCCCCAGCGGCGTCCCCGGCGTCGAGACGATGGTACCCCTGCTTCTCGGCGCGGTCGTCGAAGGCGACCTCACGGCCGAGCGCGTCCGCGACGTGGTGGCCGCGAACCCTGCCGAGGTGTTCGACCTGCCGCGCAAGGGCCGCATCGAGGCGGGGGCCGACGCCGACCTCGCGCTGTACGACCTCGGCGCCGCCCGCGAGATTCGCGGCGCGGACCTCCACTCGAACTGCGACTGGACCCCGTTCGAGGGCCACACCGGCGTCTTCCCGGAGTGGACGATGCTCCGCGGCGAGTTCGTCTGGGACGGCGACGGCTTCGGCGAAGTCGCCGGCGAGAACGTCCGCGACTGA